The DNA sequence CAGTTTCAGTATCTCCCCCCCCGGCctctgttttttaatatttttaaatccttgttaaaaaaagaagtaaatTATATGACATCTTTACTGAGAGGTCAAAGTGTGTGTGCAATGGGGACTACTCACACAATGTTTGCAATTACAAGGATTAAAAACCTTGGTGGTGACATTTAGTTGGAATCTTGAACTTGTCTTTCTCATTCTCCCCCGTCGTGTAGCTATCGTATCCTGAACCCCAGTGCCATCCCCGATGATAAGTTTGTGGACAGCAGGAAGGCTGCAGAGAAACTGCTGAGCTCCCTGGACATCGACCACAACCAGTACAAGTTTGGACACACCAAGGTGAGTACAATACTGCAAAAGCCATTATAACTCCCAAAAGCTGGAAGGTCTCTTTAGAAAGATGACGTAGGACTGGCATTAAATACCATCCACAGAAAACCCTATAGAAATGGAGTAGAACTTGCGTTGGTTGGTAAATCTAGTTTTGGGAGCTCAGAAGCTCTACAAACACGAGTGCAGCCCTGTTCTTTACGGACAGCCTGACCGCTTGGTCTCTGCAGGTCTTCTTCAAGGCAGGCCTGCTGgggcagctggaggagatgaGAGACGAGCGCCTAGCTAAGATCCTCACCATGATCCAGGCCAGGGGCCGGGGAAGGATCATGCGGCTGGAGTACCAGAAGATGATCGAGAGAAGGTAACCCTTCTTTTGGTCTGGTGTGATCAGTTAAACCAACTAACAGGTTCTAATGAATTTATTCTTCCAGAGTTACTGCATATGATTAATGCACGTCATTGTTCTGCTCAAATGTTCGGCATGGCAATGGAGGTCATCTTGTTCCTCTTCGCATTTTATCTCAGTGTGTATAGTTTTGCTGCAATGGCAGATGCTCTCTGATAAGTGACTGTTTCATTCCTGCTGAAGACattaaattaagttttttttaatgtaatataagGGCTGGAGTGAGCAGACACCATAAAATGTGTCCGTTCCTATTCCCAGACTTTACCACAAATAAATGACAGCAACATGGCGAAACATAGCCTAATAATAATCTAACACTTAACACAGAGATTGTGAAGGTAaccagcaaaggaaaaaaaagtgcttttcttATTGGGAGAATAATTCTGAAATCACATTAATGTGGATGTGTGTATGGATTGTAAACAATGCAAAACCTGCTTTTTGAATTAGGAAGGAAGACATTTTCAAAGACCATTAAGTGTAAGAGCTGTTCAGCCtctcttaaaaataatttctcgaTCCCTTGGGCCTAGTTGTGCAAGACATTTTAATAACTGCATAGACCGAATATCTGCCAGGGTCATAGGGGATTAATACATCTTTCACtctcttatttttaaatatcaaaagCAGCCTTCAATGTCTCATCACTTGAGTTTGTATTTGACAGATAACTACTGGGGTTATGGAACACTTGGGCCGTGAAATCTGTTTTCAGATTCTAGCAGGCTTCCTTAAATTGCAAGTCAATGAGGGCAGAAACTGACCAACAGATACAAAATAACAGAATGATCATTGTTAACTCCTTTCAAGTTGGTGTCTTCTGAGTGTACGGCGAGGAAGCATGTTTCCAGTGGGGCAGCTCCGGTTTGTGTCTCTCTCACGTCCGTGCGCCCCGATTCCTGCTCGCCCCCAGGGATGCCCTGATGGTTATCCAGTGGAACATCCGTGCCTTCAACGCGGTGAAGCACTGGCCTTGGATGAAGCTCTTTTTCAAGATTAAGCCTCTGCTGAGGAGTGCGGCCACGGAGAAGGAGATGGCCAACTTGAAGGAGGAGTTCCTGAAGCTGAAGGAGGCCCTGGAGAAGAGTGAGGCCAAGAgaaaggagctggaggagaaacAAGTCAGCTTGATCCAGGAGAAGAACGACCTCTCTCTGCAGCTCCAGGCTGTGAGTGCTTATGACCACACTCGCAAAacgtatttttattattgtatcgTTAGTAGTATTAGATTAATAGTCATATCTTCTATATTAGTTTAAattcatcacaaaaaaaacaaaaagtaaacaaCTGGAAGAAAAGCAACAACAATCTAGACGATTGTGTGATCTAAGTGAGAGAACTGATAGGGTCCTGGACTTTTTAGGACTGTTTGAAATTTATGGGGATGAGCAAATTGATTTTCTTTGCACTTTGTCACCGTTCCTCAACCCCATTAAATTGAAGTGTTCCTGTTAAGAGGtgattttaagtatttttaataggAATGCAATTTAAAAGAGAGACACTACAAGacaacagcaaaataaatgaattactcCCTCCTTTTTACATTTAGATTCATATTCATGACATATGTATGTATAGACCATCAGTGTTTTTTACGTTAGTTTGTTATGCGCATTTGGAGATGATTCATATTTCATGTGCTCTTTGTCTGGTTTCATTGTGCTAAATACCTCCAAACGTCTctctccaggagcaggacaACCTTGCAGATGCTGAAGACCGCTGCGACCTCCTGATCAAAGCCAAGATCCAGCTGGAAGCCAAGGTCAAAGAGCTGACAGAGCGCCTGGAGGACGAGGAGGAGATGAACGCGGACATCACTTCTAAGAAGCGCAAGCTGGAGGATGAGTGTGCCGAGCTGAAGAAGGACATTGACGATCTGGAGATCACCCTGGCCAAGGTGGAGAAGGAGAAGCATGCCACAGAGAACAAGGTGAGCTGTTAAGGAGACCAGAAGATAAATTcagttaaaaataacaaatctcACACCATTGTGGTTCAGTTTTATGGAATGCTTGAGAAAAAAGATGGGACTTTTTCATTTAGATGGGACTTTGAAACATTTAGTTCTCCACtatagtattttattaaaacatctcTTAATATGTTAAGTATGTTatatgtttcttgaaaagcagTAGAACAAAGCATGTTGGGAGCTTAAAAATTATGAGTGATGGACTCCATCTCTCCCTTTCCACCCTCAGGTTAAGAACCTGATCGAGGAGATGGCTGCTCTGGACGAGATTATCGCCAAGCTGACCAAGGAGAAGAAGGCTCTTCAGGAGGCTCACCAGCAGGCCCTGGATGACCTGCAGGCAGAGGAGGACAAGGTCAACTCTCTGACCAAGGCTAAGGCCAAACTGGAGCAGCAAGTGGATGATGTGAGTCAACACTGGGGTATACGTGGGTGTGATTTCAGCATTGTTCTCTATGCTGACACTTAAATATACATCTCAGTATTATGTCACAGCAACATTAaaggaggagcagtgtgtgataCATTCTGATTGTTTTTGTGGCTACAGTCGGCTACTGAAACCTTGTCCTCCTTTTTGTTCCAGGAGATATCTCAGATACTAATTAAACCTTTGATTGAGCTAATAATTTGAATGAGGTGTTtgtcattattattaacatcTACGAGGCAAATTGTAATACAGGGAAATCTCTAGCAGTTTGTGAGCTGAAAAGGTtctaattaatcaaattattatCTTTAACAAGAGCTCTATTAAGTAACTATGAGCTCCCCGGCAGTTTAATTCTGTAGAGACTGGGGTCACCAAGTTCAGATCCTCACAAATTTGGGAATTTTAAAAAGctggaaaaaaggaaattcaTCAGATGAATTCTTTCCCTACATATATTGgaaaggtattttaaatattcaaatattagaCCTACATATAAATGGTAAGTAACACCAATATATAGCTGTACAACTGATCCTGCTAATCAGTTATTGAAGTTGATCAAATTATAAGCGTTTTAAGAGTTTGCCTGTGGAGTTTGTTTTAGAAAGTAACGTCTGCTGTGCGTGTGAGAAGTAAGACTTGAATCTCGGCCATGAATGAAAGCAGACCTTGCTCCCCATTCCAGCTGGAAGGCTCCCTTGAGCAGGAGAAGAAAGTGCGAATGGACCTGGAACGGGCCAAGCGCAAGCTGGAAGGAGACCTCAAACTGTCGCAGGAGTCCGTCATGGACCTGGAAAATGACAAACAGCAGCtggaagaaaaactgaaaaagtgaGAGCAACGTGTCTTGTTCCAGATGGCAGTAGCCATATAATCTTAGAACCAAGAACTGTGGTATATTATAGAATGTGTTCTTACATGTAAAGAAGAATCTTTAACATGTttttccctgtgctgaaaatcaAGAAATTGACATCAATTTTGCACTAGAATTTACTCTATTAGCCGCACCAGAAAAAAGATAGTATAGTACATTGTACTGAAAGATAATATAGATATAATATAGTATAGATAGAAAGATAGTGAATCCTAACAGAAATGAGACACCTTTAAGCAGCTTCTTTTTTCACCTTCTTCTAGGAAGGACTTTGAAATGAACCAGCTCAGCTCGAAGATTGAAGATGAGCAAGTAATGGTGATGCAGCTTCAGAAGAAAATCAAAGAACTGCAGGTGAGCACCAACCTCTGCTGCCAGGAGCTCCTGACAGTCTTACTCCAGGGCTCCAGGACTGGGATTCATGCAGCACCCATTTCAAATGAAGTTACATTTCTAATCACTAAGGGCTTGTCTAAAACATCACTGttttttatttggtgaaaactgaaataatccTTCAAGACTagtaaatataaacatttgcaCTGTTCTCTGTAGTAGTTGTCACGGCAAATGTTACACTCAAATACCtggaaaatcaaataaaaaagcgCAAAAGAAAAATTCATACGTTAAAGTTTTGAGCTTCAGTCGAATACAAGTAGGAAAGTTTGAATAACCGACCTCACATCAGTCACCAGTGAGTTTTACTCTGACGTTAAACACTGAACGATTCCTCCCTCGTGGGGGCGTGGCCAGGCGCGCATcgaggagctggaggaggagtTGGAGGCGGAGAGGGCCGCCCGGGCTAAGGTGGAGAAGCAGCGCTCCGAGGTGTCCCGTGAGCTGGAGGAGCTGAGCGAGAGGCTGGAGGAGGCCGGCGGGGCCACCACCGCCCAGATCGAGATGAACAAGAAGCGCGAGGCGGAGTTCCTGAAGCTGCGCCGGGACCTGGAGGAGGCCATGCTGCACCACGAGTCCACTGCGGCCGCTCTGAGGAAGAAGCATGCCGACAGCGTGGCGGAGCTGAGCGAGCAGATAGACAGCCTGCAGCGGGTCAAACAGAAGCTGGAGAAAGAGAAGAGTGAGGCCAGGATGGAGGTGGATGACCTGAGCTCAAGCCTGGAGCAGATCACCAAGTCCAAGGTAAGCTAAATCAAGGTGCCTGTTTGATTACGATCGGAGATAAATCAGGCACTTCATGGCTTCTCTTCAGACTGTTTTTGCTTTCATAGCCCAATTCTGTACGCACGaggtttcaatttatttttataggcCAATgctgagaagatgtgtaggacGTATGAGGATCAGTTGAATGAAAGCAAGTCCAAAGTGGATGAACTTCAGCGCCAGCTAAATGATGTCTCATCCCAACGGGCCAAGGTCCAGGCAGAGAACGGTAAGAATATAAAAAGAAGTATGGTAGATTCTCATACAAAACATGGATTTTCAAGCAGGATTATCCATTAGCATCGAAGCTCCAAACCcacaagaaaatataaaaactacCAACGATTATTTATTGCGATGTTCTTTGTTGGGTTGTGATGAAACCTTTATTCTACTAAAAGAACCTTCTTTCTGGGACAAATCTAGGAagaagtacttttttaaatacttatttCTTGTAATACATAGGTGTCCCCCTTTCCCATCTCTCTTTGCAGCGGAACTGGCCAGAAAGTTAGAAGAACGTGAAGCCCTGGTCACGCAGCTGAGCCGAACTAAGATCTCCTTCAGCCAAGCCACAGAGGaactcaagaaacagctggatgaggagAACAAGGTGCTTGCTTCTGCAAGGGACTGCAAAAACACTCCTGTTCTGTTAACGACCAGAGTCTCACCTCACCCATTGTGAAAAAGCAGAGTATGCGTTTCGGGTCATATTAACATTGAAATCTCATACAGAAATGCTGACTAGTGATAATAGGACATTGATAGTATTTAGTACTTCATCAGTCCTGTACATGACTCAAATTTAGTTTTATGTATAAAAACGTGTAAATGTTTAACCTTAGGACCGCTAACACACTTGTGTATCTGACACGGTGTTTACTTTTTCGGCCGCAGGCGAAGAACGCTCTGGCTCACGCCCTGCAGGCCTCGCGGCACGACTGCGACCTGCTGAGGGAGCAGTacgaggaggagcaggaggccaAGTCCGAGCTGCAGCGGGCCTTGTCCAAGGCCAACGCCGAGGTGGCGCAGTGGCGGAACAAGTATGAGACGGACGCCATCCAGAGGACCGAGGAGCTCGAGGAGGCCAAGTAAGGCCTTCTTTCATCAATCTCTCGGTGTCTCCGATGAGCAAGAAGCTTAAATGGAGTTTTTCTGGGGGGATATTTTCACAGAACTGTGGAAACCCAAAGAggaattttcaaataatttatcCTACCAAAACTATatattcagtatacagtacactgaattTGTCATTAGCTAATGCATAAACATTAACTATCCTGCTGTATATGTAGTTAACCTATGCAAGtcttaattataaaaaaataaaatgtaattattaaaaaacaaattcctcatTAGAGAAGATACAAGAATGGCAATGAGATCTCAGTTCGTAAGACTGACAATTTGCTTGTTTCATGAAAGATAGGAATGAATACTTCTCGTATAATCTAAATCTTGTATACTGGTTACTCATACAGCGAGGGAGTGGTGCAACGGGATGAACCATGGGACACGTGTAAAAAAATCCAATGCAATGACCTCCTTTGCAGGAAGAAGTTGGCATCGCGGCTGCAGGACGCCGAGGAAGCAGTGGAGGCGTCCAACGCCAAGTGCTCCTCCCTGGAGAAGACGAAACACCGCCTGCAGACCGAGATCGAGGACCTGGTGGTGGATCTGGAAAGAGCCAactccgccgccgccgccctggACAAGAAGCAGCGCAACTTTGACAAGGTGCTGGCCGAGTGGAAGCAGAAGTACGAGGAGACGCAGTCCGAGCTGGAGGGCTCGCAGAAGGAGGCACGCAGCCTGAGTACGGAGCTCTTCAAGCTCAAGAACGCCTACGAGGAGTCGCTGGACCACCTGGAAACAATCAAGCGGGAGAACAAGAACCTCCAAGGTATGAGTGAAGACTGGGCTTGCAGACCAGTTACAGATCAGGACCTGCATCTACCCTGCAGGTTTAATCTTCTTTGGAAGTTTAGCTTGAATTTGGGAACAGTTTATTGTGTTCCGCAACCATAGCACGATGcagcaaatgttttaaaaatgcgtACTCCTGCTTCTGATCTCATAAGAGTCTGTGTTTCTTCAAGAGGAGATCTCGGACCTCACGGATCAGATCGGCCAAGGAGGAAAGACAATCCACGAACTGGAGAAGATGAAGAAAGGCCTGGAGGCAGAGAAGAGCGATATCCAGGCAGCGCTGGAGGAGGCAGAGGTAAGCATCTGCCCAGGTTGCACATCTCCGTTAAACCACATGGTCATGTCTTCATTCTTGCAGCTGTATCTTGAGTAGCAAATTTTGCACAAAGATgttcaaaaccatttttttgtctttagaatTACAAATGATAAATGACAACATTTCACTGTATTTATGCTTCCAGGGTGCCCTCGAGCATGAGGAAAGCAAGACCTTACGAATCCAACTAGAACTGAACCAGATCAAGGCTGAAATTGACAGGAAGCTGGCGGAAAAGGAAGAGGAAATCGACAACCTTAGGTAACCCAACTCTTCTTAGACAAGTGTGCATTTCTCATTGACTGGTCTACATGGCAACAGGCACTTGGTATGTTTTAGGGGTCATTGTTTATGCCTTAATCCAAGAGAACTTTAACCGCCTAACAATCACCCATCTTGGGCCATCACCCTGCTCACAGTTGGCAGTATAGGCAGTTGCAGGATAACCTTTAAGGAAAGCAAATGGTTAATCCTAGGCTCTGCCCTCCCCTATTTCTCAGGCGTAACCACCAGCGTGCCATAGAGTCCATGCAGGCCACCCTTGATGCTGAAGCAAAGTCTCGCAACGAGGCTATCAGGCTCAAAAAGAAGATGGAAGGGGACCTAAATGAAATGGAGATCCAGCTGAACCACGCCAACCGGCAGGCAGCAGAGTCCCAGAAACTTGTTCGCCAGCTGCAGGCTCAGATCAAGGTTCGCATCCGCCAGGGGGTCAGCGGAGTGGCGAAACAGTGCATGTCCTCGACCGCTTTGAAACAAAATGGCAACCTCCAAATTCAGATAAGTCCATTTCGGTTTTGCGTTCCCAGGACCTGCAGATTGAACTGGACGACACACTCCACCAAAACGAAGACCTGAAGGAGCAAACTGCAGTGGTGGAGCGCAGGAACAACCTGCTGGTGGCGGAGGTGGAAGAGCTGCGCAGCTGCCTGGAGCAGACCGACCGTGGTCGCAAGCTGGCTGAGCATGAGCTGCTGGAGTCCACAGAGAGAGTCAACCTGCTGCACTCTCAGGTCTGTCCAACGCTTATGTCCACCCACACAAGGGCCAGAAGCCACAGCTAAGATGGTGTTCCTTAAAATCTgtattcttgcatatactgtatatatttaatttgtacaCTGCTGCCTTAGAAATGCATAATAATTGAAATTCCCTGAGTAGCACTAATCTTGGATGACCTCATGTTATGTTAATTAAGCAAATCCAAGACTACTTCAAATTGGGGTTGGTGAAACAAGTCCCCAGATCCCACTTAAGAACTTGCAGACTCATGCATATGTAGACACTAAAGGTAAAGTTTAGCTGTAATGCATTGCAGTCTTAGATATGTGACTTAGTGTACATGCTTGTTCACTAAGAAAATCCATTACACAATGTTCTGTGAGGACTGGAAAAAGATCTATATGCTGTTTGGATGTTGGGGACTCATGGACTTGGATTATTAAGCAAACCAACTTCCTTCATTAGCATGTCATTCAGTCTAATAAATTCTGCCGCCTTTGTTGCCTTATCTTCCAGAATACTGGACTTATTAACCAGAAGAAGAAACTGGAGAATGATATTGCACAGCTGTCCAGCGAAGTGGACGAGGCTGTGCAGGAGTGTCGCAATGCTGAGGAAAAAGCCAAGAAGGCCATAACTGACGTAAGAAATACGGATATAAAAGCTTGTTGATTAACCCTGTTCATCGACATCACAATGCACTGCCGAACTTTAAATTTCTGGTCATGTGTGATACCCAGCTTGTCAAAGGTGTTAATTGCCTTCAGTTTTCTATAATACTTTCtacattacaatacaaaaagCTGATCATATTTCATCACATTCAGTTACATCAAAGGATATGTAATATACAAATGGTACGTTAAATTTGTGAATGACTTATGGTTGGCCAAAGTAACAGGAGCAAATATATTCTGCTCAAGGCAACGTGTTCTCTAATCTGTGCTCATTGCACCTGGTGACTGGTCTGTTCTCCATCACACCGCAGGCTGCCATGATGGCGGAGGAGCTGAAGAAGGAGCAGGATACCAGCGCCCACCTGGAGCGCATGAAGAAGAACATGGAGCAGACCATCAAGGACCTGCAGATGCGCCTGGACGAGGCTGAGCAGATCGCGCTGAAGGGTGGAAAGAAGCAGATTCAGAAACTGGAGGCCCGGGTGAGCCAGTGGAGTGGCCCTTGTCACTGTACCATGTAATGCCGAAGGCACCATCAAACTGCACTAATTCATCTACAATTAAGAAAAACTACTTTCTCATGCATGTCATACCCTAATCATCCCTGATGGTCGGAGATCCCTTTAAATCTTGTTTTTACTACTCCCAggttttataaaaaacaaaacaaatcaagaaGCAAACTATTCATTTCCCCAGGTGAGGGAGCTGGAGGGCGAACTGGAGAGCGAACAGAAGAAGAGCAACGAATTCCAGAAGGGAGTTCGCAAGTATGAGAGGAGAATTAAAGAGCTCACCTACCAGGTACTCAGTCTTAAGTCAACAGTCACAAAGCTTACCTGAACACAGGACCTGGTCCTTGATTTCCATTCAAAGACTTGGGCTAAATCTTAGCCTGTTCTAATGCTGGCAAAGGGCTATTGCTAGTAGAATATATCTACGGATGTATTAGTCAGTTCACAAATATAGGTCATACACATAAAACCTTAATAGAAGAGGCTGAAGCTCGCTGTCGTTGTGCAGACAGAAGAAGACAGGAAGAACATGGCTCGCCTGCAGGAGCTGATTGACAAGCTGCAGATCAAGGTGAAGAGCTACAAGAGGCAGGCCGAGGAAGCGGTAAGTCGCACTGTACGACACGGACCGAACTTGAACGCTTTATGTTAACTGTGAAAAAAGCCCGGGCCATTTTCACAACTACAGAAATTGTTtttggaggggaaaaaaataaaaaatcatttcagattTAATATGGAAAAAACAATATAGTTTAAAAGCActtaaacagcagaaacatcacCTCCCAGTTCCTGCAAGCCTCCCATTTTCACCTGTAGCAGCTTTTACTACTCAGAAATGTGATAAATAGACCTTTAAAACTCTGCAAGGAACCAAAAGCATGTGTTTCAGCTTTAAAGTATTAACAACATGGGTCCCcactatgaaaaaataaaagtaatgttAGCCATTACTTAACCATCTTCATGCACCTATACTTCATAACAGTAGGTACATCAGAAGCTGTGTGCTCTTCTTAATCTGTCTGTCCCATCCCTCTCCCCCTTCCAGGAAGAGCAAGCCAACTCCAACCTGTCCAAGTACAGGAAGATCCAGCACGAGCTGGATGATGCTGAGGAGCGAGCTGAGATGGCTGAATCTCAGGTCAACAAGCTACGTGTCCGCACCCGAGACCAGGGAGGCAAGGTAGGCAAAGTGCAAAGCACTGTCAACCAGCATGTAGGAGCCATAAGCAAACTTTCAATGAAGGTTACTACAGACCATAGAGCATCTTCATTGCAATGATTTCTAAGTttatagccagcagctatattgCCCTGTATctcacaactggaaacccactgaagctcagcacctgtatgggagacctcctgggaaaaactaaggttactgctagaagaggtgttagtggggccagcagggagcgctcaccctgcggtcctaACGCCCCagaatagtgacagggacactatgctgtaagAAAAGGCACCACCCTtccggatgagatgtaaaaccaaggcccCGACTCCgtggtcataaaaaatcccagggcgtttcttgaaaaaagtattGGTGTTAATGCTGGTTTCCTGGACAAAATTCTCCCTGGCCTTTAacaatcatagcctcctaataatccccatctatgaattggcttcattactctgctctcctccccaccgatagctgaAGTGTGGTGACCACACTGGAGCACTTTGGTGTTgatggagaggagtccccattacccataaagcactttgagtgaagtgtccagaaacatTCTATATAAGCATAAGGATTTTTATAATTTAGATTAAACAACCATTATACTTCACTTGCTTCATAACAGCCATTAACGTTTGTGTTCAAGACTGACAGTATTTCCTTTTATTTCAGCAAGCAGAATAAAACAGAAGTTACTCTGCACCTTACAGAAGAAAACAGTCACTTAGCTGCAACAGCTATGGGAGTGTGAAATAAAGCATTTACAATTTAACTGCCCTCGGTCTCTTTGTGATAAAAACCCTTCTATTCCATCTGCAACTTCACAGCACTCCAGATCACATTTGCTACAGTAAAAGAGCAAAATGAAGTCCTTTATGAATTCCACGTTTTCAAGCAAGTCCCAAGGTGAGGCCTGACTATCATACAACACCGAGCGACTCTTATCAAAAATGGTGCTCTGCTAAGATGTGGAATTAATtctgaacaagaaaatattggtTAAAACATTCTTCCATAAAAATAAGATCTGACTATGAATggaacatacacacacacacaatgaaTAAGCAAACCACTTAATTCTAAAACAACCTTATAATGaccaccagcaccactgagcTATGCCACAGGTATGGAATAGGGATCCAAAGCCCTCTCACACTTACCATTCTCATTAGGAAATACAGGGCAATGGCAAGTCTACAATTTATAACAGACATTATAAATGTAGGCAATTACTGAAGCAGGCAATTACTCAATACCATCTCTAACAAACCTTTTTTAGTGTCAAGTGAATCAGAAGCTAACACACCACACTAGATTAAAGTAGTgagaacaatttatttttaaatttacaaaCAATAAAGTTAAATTATGAAAACCGCAACCATTACAGAAAAGAAGACATGGAGAGGAGCAGTAACTAAAGACTGGAGGATTGTAGCTGTGGAGGCAGGGAGAGTGCTGCACATCAGGGAAGAGGTCTCTTGGGGACACTAGGTTTC is a window from the Lepisosteus oculatus isolate fLepOcu1 chromosome 16, fLepOcu1.hap2, whole genome shotgun sequence genome containing:
- the myh7ba gene encoding myosin, heavy chain 7B, cardiac muscle, beta a isoform X1 — its product is MSLLDMSEFGEAASFLRKSDKELLVLQTIPFDGKKKAWVPDDKEAYTEVEIKELAGGKAIVETKDGRTITVKEDDIQQMNPPKFDMIEDMAMLTHLNEASVLYNLKRRYSNWMIYTYSGLFCVTVNPYKWLPVYTAPVVAAYKGKRRSESPPHIYSIADNAYNDMLRNRENQSMLITGESGAGKTVNTKRVIQYFAIVAALGDASSKKGGPATKTGGTLEDQIIEANPAMEAFGNAKTLRNDNSSRFGKFIRIHFGPTGKLASADIDIYLLEKSRVIFQQPGERSYHIYYQIVSQRKPELLDMLLVSSNPYDYHFCSQGVTTVDNLDDGDELMATDKAMDILGFSADEKYGCYKIVGAIMHFGNMKFKQKQREEQAEADGTESADKAAYLMGVSSADLIKGLLHPRVKVGNECVIKGQNVEQVNYAVGALAKATYDRMFKWLVNRINKTLYTSLPRQFFIGVLDIAGFEIFEYNSFEQLCINFTNEKLQQFFNHHMFILEQEEYKREGIDWVFIDFGLDLQACIDLIEKPMGILSILEEECMFPKATDSSFKAKLYDNHLGKSANFQKPRPDKKRKYEAHFELVHYAGVVPYNIFGWLDKNKDPLNETVVTCFQKSANKLLASLYENYVSAEAAAEHPKTGAKEKRKKAASFQTVSQLHKENLNKLMTNLRATQPHFVRCIIPNETKTPGIMDPFLVLHQLRCNGVLEGIRICRKGFPNRVLYADFKQRYRILNPSAIPDDKFVDSRKAAEKLLSSLDIDHNQYKFGHTKVFFKAGLLGQLEEMRDERLAKILTMIQARGRGRIMRLEYQKMIERRDALMVIQWNIRAFNAVKHWPWMKLFFKIKPLLRSAATEKEMANLKEEFLKLKEALEKSEAKRKELEEKQVSLIQEKNDLSLQLQAEQDNLADAEDRCDLLIKAKIQLEAKVKELTERLEDEEEMNADITSKKRKLEDECAELKKDIDDLEITLAKVEKEKHATENKVKNLIEEMAALDEIIAKLTKEKKALQEAHQQALDDLQAEEDKVNSLTKAKAKLEQQVDDLEGSLEQEKKVRMDLERAKRKLEGDLKLSQESVMDLENDKQQLEEKLKKKDFEMNQLSSKIEDEQVMVMQLQKKIKELQARIEELEEELEAERAARAKVEKQRSEVSRELEELSERLEEAGGATTAQIEMNKKREAEFLKLRRDLEEAMLHHESTAAALRKKHADSVAELSEQIDSLQRVKQKLEKEKSEARMEVDDLSSSLEQITKSKANAEKMCRTYEDQLNESKSKVDELQRQLNDVSSQRAKVQAENAELARKLEEREALVTQLSRTKISFSQATEELKKQLDEENKAKNALAHALQASRHDCDLLREQYEEEQEAKSELQRALSKANAEVAQWRNKYETDAIQRTEELEEAKKKLASRLQDAEEAVEASNAKCSSLEKTKHRLQTEIEDLVVDLERANSAAAALDKKQRNFDKVLAEWKQKYEETQSELEGSQKEARSLSTELFKLKNAYEESLDHLETIKRENKNLQEEISDLTDQIGQGGKTIHELEKMKKGLEAEKSDIQAALEEAEGALEHEESKTLRIQLELNQIKAEIDRKLAEKEEEIDNLRRNHQRAIESMQATLDAEAKSRNEAIRLKKKMEGDLNEMEIQLNHANRQAAESQKLVRQLQAQIKDLQIELDDTLHQNEDLKEQTAVVERRNNLLVAEVEELRSCLEQTDRGRKLAEHELLESTERVNLLHSQNTGLINQKKKLENDIAQLSSEVDEAVQECRNAEEKAKKAITDAAMMAEELKKEQDTSAHLERMKKNMEQTIKDLQMRLDEAEQIALKGGKKQIQKLEARVRELEGELESEQKKSNEFQKGVRKYERRIKELTYQTEEDRKNMARLQELIDKLQIKVKSYKRQAEEAEEQANSNLSKYRKIQHELDDAEERAEMAESQVNKLRVRTRDQGGKQAE